In Mesorhizobium sp. M9A.F.Ca.ET.002.03.1.2, the DNA window TTCGCGGCTGCTGAAGGAACATGGCGATGTGCCGCAAAGTGGAGAGCTGGCGGACGACCCGACCCCGGTCGAACAGGGCGACGACATCGAGGACACGGGCAGCTTCCCGGCCTGGCCAGACATCATCCTCATCGACGGCGGCCAGGGCCAGATGACGGCGGTGCGAAAAATACTCGCCGATCTCGGCATCGAGGACCGTGTGGTGGCGATCGGCATCGCCAAGGGCCAGGATCGTGACGCCGGCCGCGAACGCTTCTTCGTGAGGGGCAGGGACTCGTTTTCGCTCCCCGTTCGCGATCCGGTGCTCTACTTCGTCCAGCGGCTGCGCGACGAGGTCCACCGCTTCGCCATCGGATCGCACCGCGCCCGCCGCAAGAAGGAGATGGTCAAGAGTCCGCTCGACGAGATCAGCGGCATCGGCCCAGGCCGCAAGCGCGCGCTGCTCATGCATTTCGGCACCGCCAAGGCGGTCAGCCGCGCCGCGATCGAGGATTTGATCAAGGTCGATGGCATTTCCGAGCAGGTCGCCAAACTCGTCTATAACCATTTTCACGAGAGCTGATGGATTCGGCTATTTTCGGTTGGTCCATCGACTATCGCCTGTTGACCCCCACATTCGCTTCTGATTTGAGTACGCAGGCAGAGAGAGTTCCCAAAAATATGGCCCAGCGCGCGTTCAACCTGCCCAACATGCTCACCTACGCCCGTATTCTCGCGGTGCCGCTGGTTGTGCTGTGTTTTTTTCTCGAAGGTCAATTGAAGTCGAGCGACTTCGCCCGCTGGTCGGCGCTGGTCATTTTCCTGCTCGCCTCGATCACCGATTATTTCGACGGCTATCTGGCCCGCGCCTGGCAGCAGACCTCCAATATCGGCAAGATGCTCGACCCGATCGCCGACAAGCTGCTGGTCGCCACGTGCCTGCTGCTGCTTGCCGCCGACACAGATCGCCACGCTGGCATCGCCGGCTGGTCGCTGTGGGCGGCGATCATCATCCTGTGCCGCGAAATCCTGGTCTCGGGCCTGCGCGAATATCTGGCGGCGCTGAAAGTCTCGGTGCCGGTGACGCAACTGGCCAAATGGAAGACCACCATCCAGATGATCGCCATCGCCTTCCTGCTCGCCGGGCCGGCCGGCGACAAGATCTTCCCGCTGACCACGCAGACCGGGCTGGTGCTGTTGTGGATCGCCGCACTTGTCACGCTCTATACCGGCTATGATTATTT includes these proteins:
- the pgsA gene encoding CDP-diacylglycerol--glycerol-3-phosphate 3-phosphatidyltransferase, giving the protein MAQRAFNLPNMLTYARILAVPLVVLCFFLEGQLKSSDFARWSALVIFLLASITDYFDGYLARAWQQTSNIGKMLDPIADKLLVATCLLLLAADTDRHAGIAGWSLWAAIIILCREILVSGLREYLAALKVSVPVTQLAKWKTTIQMIAIAFLLAGPAGDKIFPLTTQTGLVLLWIAALVTLYTGYDYFRAGLKHIMDE